The Corythoichthys intestinalis isolate RoL2023-P3 chromosome 19, ASM3026506v1, whole genome shotgun sequence nucleotide sequence caGAACCCAGCTGctgccatgggcaagaccagagaactttcgaaagacaccagagaaaaaattgttgagctccacaaagctggaaaaggctatgggacaattggaaagcagcttggtgagaatagatCAACAgtggcagcaattgttagaaaatggaaaaggctaaacatgactgataaactacctcggactggggctccacgtAAAATCtttcctcgtggggcatcactcatgatgcgaaaagtgagggctcagcctagaactacatggaaggaactggtcaatgacctgaagagagctggatgcacagtttcaaaggcgactgtcagtagaacactgcgttgcaatggtttaaaatcatgcattgctcaaaagagagaagccagtacatgtgaaggcccgtctgaagtttgccagcgaCCATCTCAATGATGCAgcggggtcatgggagaaagtcatgtggtcagatgagaccaaaatagaactttttggtgcaaacattactcgttgtgtgtggaggaaaaagaaggatgagtacaatggccaagcatgtctccagatttgaacccaatagaacaggggtgcccaagtccggtcctcaagagcccctatccagcttgttttccatgtctccctccttgaacacacctgaatcaaatgatcagctcatcagcaagctctgcaggagaatgataatgatcctgattatttgagtcaggtgtgttggaggagagagatatggaaaacaagctggataggggctctcgaggactggacttgagcacccctgcaatagaacatctttgggggatcctcaagcggaaggtggaagtgcgcaaagtctcaaatatccggcagctccgcaacgttgtcatggaggagtggaagagcattccactgacaacctgtgaagctctggtcaacacaatgctcaggagagtaaaggcagttctagataatagtggtggccacacaaaatattgacagttgacaactttcactaaggggtgtactcacttttgttgccaggggtttagatattaatggctataaattgagttattttgaggggaaaataaatgaactctattataaaagctgcacacagactactttacaTTGTGTcatagtgtcattttgtcagtgttgtcccatgaaaagatatacgtacttaaatagctgcagaaatgcgaggggtgtactcacttttgtgatacactgtagatgtTTAATATTCATTAGGCATTTCAAGCTAAGTCAATTAATAATGAATGAAACACTAATATAATATGCAACATAAAAGATTTTATCCTCAGTGGGAGCTGCAGTAAAGGTGCAGCACTGTATCTTTCTTACTTGGTTGTTTTGCCCTTTAGTAAATATCCAATGTTTAATTTCGCCCACAGCAAATCGGTAAAACTAAAATAATATTATGCATAGTTACTGCAGTAAATTTTAAATGAGACGTCAACTAGCAATACCATTTTTTAGACTGGTGACTTAATTTGGCAAATAATCATTATTTCTTTATCTCTAACAGGTAGGTTAATGCACCTCTATGCCATATGTGTGGATTGTCTCGAAGGTGTCCACAAGATCGTGTGCATCAAATGCAAGTCCCGGTGGGATGGGAGCTGGCACCAACTAGGCACGATGTACACCTACGACATCTTGGCTGCTTCTCCTTGTTGTCAGGTAGAACtcctgccaatgagttaacagtgGAAAAAAAGATTGTGGTTCCCctccaatttttttaaatcttatttttttgaatTCATACCTGTAGCACAATGTCTTGAAATACTAAAATTTAATACTTCCCCACAAAATAGATTATCATTACTCCATCAAGTGAATAAATGATTTTGACTTACTTGTTATAGGCAATACATAATCATATAATGCTGTTTCAAATTCGTTTTTGCTCAACTGAATAAGTTACATTGtcatcatttgtatttttttctactACCAAAATAACAAGGTAAAAGCTTGACTGAAAAAGACAACTTAAAAACTGCTGTTATGATGTTGCCACTTAGAGGTTGGCTTTCGTTTGTTTTTGCTAAACCACTGTAGccatactagggatgtcccaattgcatatttttgcacccgagtcagagTCATCTGATTTCTATCATCTGCTGATACAGAGTCCCAATCAGATACCAAAAAGacactgaagtttttttttttgttttttttttctaagagttttaaacatgtcactgtcccaccgtgccgctgtcatgtgttttttattttttaaacaagattaACATagcaaaatgcttgtctttaataaatgcttcaaatccgctcacgctgTTGAGAACAGTGTCTCACAcaagagttgccacagcacactactgctagtgtgtaacaagctaaacgatgattgacacatccgtgcctttgatcgtaaagctaccaagcttctccggCAAGAGCAAAGCTACAAacatgtcaatcatcattaacttttgcaaactccagtgcactgctaaccaagaaaagcagcaggagggagagtgagaggctgtacgaagcaaaaaaactatttttgaaactaaaaacccgatccttctcAAACAGATTCCGATCCTTTGAAAAATGGCACGATCGGCCTGATTTCCAACATCCCTAAGCCATACATTTATTGTAATATACTGTACGGTACAGCACATTTTTATACTCATTGCTGAATTATGAACAATCAAAACTATTCATGAGGAAAATGTCAAATTTCATCCATTAACAACAAGTTTTCGACTTTTATCATTTCATCTTTAATCCATAGACCATTTGggttatactgtattttatttcaaattagcTGGGAGTCGATATATTGATGTAAACTGTTCTTGGGTTAAAGTGttgtattaaatacaaacataatGTGTGTAGAGGATTATTCTGAAATCATCATATGTCCAATGTCTGTTTTCCACCAGGCCCGTCTCAACTGTAAACACTGCGGGAAGCCAGTGGTCGACGTTCGTGTCGGGATGCAGTATTTCTCCGAGTACAGCAATGTGCAGCAGTGCCCTCACTGCGGTAATCTGGACTATCACTTTGTCAAACCTTTCTCCTCCTACAAAGTACTCGAGGCTTATTGACAAATGTTGTCCATGCATGctagttaatgcatttatttttacggTTTAGgaaactttatatttttaaatgtggaGATCAGTTGGATGTCTTCAGTTCCCACATGTTAAGACTAACGGAGCATGATTCTCATGAAAGTACCGAGGCTCTTTAATGCTGGAAGATCAACAATTGTGTTGGATCAAGTGTGAAGCACATTTACAGTATCTGTGACAAGTGAATGTATCTGTAAGccaaattatattattatttttaccatAAAATTATATTATTCTTGAATAAATAGTGTGGATGTTATCCTATCATCAGGTGCTGACCAAAGTTCACAGTAGGAATGTGAACCTCTTGGCACCTCACGAtaagatacgatttgcgatacaaagctcacgataacgatgatctgatgatatggcgatGCAACGATTATCAGTAAATTGGTCAGGAGATCTTTCCAGgattttctacaaacaactaataaacagaaaaacaagcttctgccgtgaattggaatgagtttatcactagtagacgtccaatccatttgaaatgggagggtggcagcgaatgaacgatgaacattcgttcattcgctgccatccctccaacttcaaacggattgaacgtctatggccgtcagtgccagccaatgccaggcaatgaggtaattttgggccatttaagatcatttacctgttcattttcagttacttcctgttgattttggggtattttatgggtcacttcctgtttattttgagttacagaacctgACGTGACTTGGGAATAACCCAAAtgtataggcagtgactcaaatcaacgggaaatgacctggaaacgccctaaaatgaacagcaagtgacctgtaaatgccccgaaaattggaccgaatgactgtgaatgctcgttttgaatgaacgaacgttcgcaGTCTAatcggattgggcgtcgagcaccgtcaatggcagccttagagttaactgagacactattatggtggaagattttggtagcaacttgatgctttgtttttttttgttttgttttttttaaaaacattgacaccattctaaaacgatatctcgattcttgacatgagcatatcgataaccttttgggatacaaagtatcacgatatatcaccatttcgatatttcgtCACACCTCTAGttcacagcatttttttttattttattgatgcTAGTAAAGTTAACAGTGAGGTAGTTTCTATACAGAACCAAGACAAAATTGCCACGACCGATTACCTTCAACATGAACATCAACAATTTGTGATATATATTTTCTAACCTTGATTTTACACCTCATTTTTACGTTTTAAAACTCTCCATCAAACAAAATATGTCACACAAAGTATGAATGATGATTTTGTCTTAATTAACAGAAAATCGTACTCCTCGTTCAATCTTCATCTGTAGTTTATTAAGAATGGAAACAGGTGCCCAATGAACATGAGGGTTCAATGTACcttctgccatctagtggaagaATTAGGTGTCAGAATTGTTTGCCTGTCACTTGGTGTCAAACGCATGTATTTAGCGACATCTCGAAAGATCTCTCAGTCATGGCACACTAATGTGCAACAGCACAGTTGGGTATACCGACTTATACAAAGTCTACTTGCAAATGTTTCATTTCTCGTTGATCATTGTTGAGAGGTCCTCTTTTGTGTCCGGAAGCGACGTTTCATCCTTGGCAGCCTGTCGGCCGGTGGACTGCGATTGTGAAGTCTGATCTTTGTCTCTTCTAGACAGTTCCTTTGCTGAAGGTGGCCGAAGAATGCACATGGCCGCTTTACCCTCACGTATGACTCTTGGCTTAGAGACATATCCCACCATCACCTCCATTTGTTGGACTATTTGCTCTAGGTTTTCATCCTGGAGGAAAATAAGATTTGTCACGGGGGAATTCAAGGCACCATTTGCAATAAGTTTGGAACTAGTGGTGAAATAGGAGTGAGTCTTCCTCACCAGATTATTTATAGACTCTCTGCTTGGTGAGCGCAATGTAATCCTGACATGATGCTTCTTCTCCAACCACCTCTCCACCTGCTTGAATTTGGTCTTTAGGTCATGAGGAGCAATGCCTGATGAAAAAGTAAGCTCTTTGACCTGCAAAGGAGCTGTAcagaaaatcccacaaaaattacttttatactccccccccccccccccccacctggtTGTGATATGACTTGAGGTAAGTGAAGACAGATTCTTCTAAAATAAGGGTCTTGCAAAATCACATTGGCTTTTTATACAGAACCTGGACATGCGTGCTCACATAAACTCAATTTACAACCTAAATACGCTTTTTACAGTTCTGTGCTTACCTAATGCAGACATGTTACTGTTAACAACacttaaccaaatttccacacaccTGCTTTAGTTTTCTGTTTCTCCCCCATCTTCATCTGTTCTTCGTGGATTTGTTTTCCACTCATCAAACGATATACTGGAGGATCCTTTTGTTCACTGAGAAGCACCAGTTTGAGACCCTTCTCATCCATGATTCTAAGGACATCTGCACGGTGGAGGACACCCATGTCTTCTCCTGCCTCACTGATAACTTGGATCTGACGCGCCGAGATTTTCCGGCCAACGCTGGTGATTGTGTCACGAGCCCGGGGATCCTGCTTTTTTCTCTTTACTGCAGGAGATGGATTGGAGTCAACTGCCTCAGTGCAAAAGGGATACCATCTCCAAGGGTTGGCAAAGATGCTACTCTTTTCGGCCCTGTTGCATATCCTCAATCCAGGAATGCCAGGACCGCCACTCTTCAGCATTTTGATCCCATGACAAACAACCTGCCTGAC carries:
- the mtif3 gene encoding translation initiation factor IF-3, mitochondrial isoform X4, giving the protein MAAICVRQVVCHGIKMLKSGGPGIPGLRICNRAEKSSIFANPWRWYPFCTEAVDSNPSPAVKRKKQDPRARDTITSVGRKISARQIQVISEAGEDMGVLHRADVLRIMDEKGLKLVLLSEQKDPPVYRLMSGKQIHEEQMKMGEKQKTKAAPLQVKELTFSSGIAPHDLKTKFKQVERWLEKKHHVRITLRSPSRESINNLDENLEQIVQQMEVMVGYVSKPRVIREGKAAMCILRPPSAKELSRRDKDQTSQSQSTGRQAAKDETSLPDTKEDLSTMINEK
- the mtif3 gene encoding translation initiation factor IF-3, mitochondrial isoform X3, whose protein sequence is MMLFLTINNSPTPLIMAAICVRQVVCHGIKMLKSGGPGIPGLRICNRAEKSSIFANPWRWYPFCTEAVDSNPSPAVKRKKQDPRARDTITSVGRKISARQIQVISEAGEDMGVLHRADVLRIMDEKGLKLVLLSEQKDPPVYRLMSGKQIHEEQMKMGEKQKTKAGIAPHDLKTKFKQVERWLEKKHHVRITLRSPSRESINNLDENLEQIVQQMEVMVGYVSKPRVIREGKAAMCILRPPSAKELSRRDKDQTSQSQSTGRQAAKDETSLPDTKEDLSTMINEK
- the mtif3 gene encoding translation initiation factor IF-3, mitochondrial isoform X1, which encodes MMLFLTINNSPTPLIMAAICVRQVVCHGIKMLKSGGPGIPGLRICNRAEKSSIFANPWRWYPFCTEAVDSNPSPAVKRKKQDPRARDTITSVGRKISARQIQVISEAGEDMGVLHRADVLRIMDEKGLKLVLLSEQKDPPVYRLMSGKQIHEEQMKMGEKQKTKAAPLQVKELTFSSGIAPHDLKTKFKQVERWLEKKHHVRITLRSPSRESINNLDENLEQIVQQMEVMVGYVSKPRVIREGKAAMCILRPPSAKELSRRDKDQTSQSQSTGRQAAKDETSLPDTKEDLSTMINEK
- the mtif3 gene encoding translation initiation factor IF-3, mitochondrial isoform X2, producing MHRGIMAAICVRQVVCHGIKMLKSGGPGIPGLRICNRAEKSSIFANPWRWYPFCTEAVDSNPSPAVKRKKQDPRARDTITSVGRKISARQIQVISEAGEDMGVLHRADVLRIMDEKGLKLVLLSEQKDPPVYRLMSGKQIHEEQMKMGEKQKTKAAPLQVKELTFSSGIAPHDLKTKFKQVERWLEKKHHVRITLRSPSRESINNLDENLEQIVQQMEVMVGYVSKPRVIREGKAAMCILRPPSAKELSRRDKDQTSQSQSTGRQAAKDETSLPDTKEDLSTMINEK